The following proteins are co-located in the Betta splendens chromosome 9, fBetSpl5.4, whole genome shotgun sequence genome:
- the tbk1 gene encoding serine/threonine-protein kinase TBK1: protein MQSTTNYLWLISDLLGQGATANVYRGRHKKTGDLYAVKVFNNLSFLRPLDVQMREFEVLKKLNHKNIVKLFAVEEESNTRHKVLVMEYCPCGSLYTVLEESSNAYGLPEDEFLIVLHDVVAGMNHLREYGIVHRDIKPGNIMRVIGEDGRSVYKLTDFGAARELEDDEQFVSLYGTEEYLHPDMYERAVLRKDHQKKYGATVDLWSIGVTFYHAATGSLPFRPFEGPRRNKEVMYKIITEKPSGTISGHQKCENGKIEWSTEMPVSCSLSKGLQSLLTPVLANILEADQEKCWGFDQFFAETNDILHRTVVYVFSLQQATLHHVYIHEYNTAALFQELLSRRTSIPLHNQELLYEGRRLMLDPNRQAMTFPKTSRDNPIMLVSRESVATVGLIFEDPSPPKVQPRYDLDLDASYAKTFAGDVGHLWKTSESLLVYQELVRKGVRGLIELMKEDYSEIQHKKLEVFHLCNYCTQILEKTEQMFEVLVQANLLSTEYDEISDMHKKVLKISNSLEPIERTTQDIKAKFLPGGPLTEGWTQQVGTHPEDRNVEKIKVLLDAITAIYQQFKKDKAERRLPYNEEQIHKFDKQKLVLHASKARTLFTEECAMKYRLFISKSEEWMRKVHHVRKQLVTLSGQLISIEKDLTVLMERAIKLQEQLPQKVLPLVSSGMKPQAYLSQNTLVEMTLGMKKLKEEMEGVVKELAENNHFLERFGTLTLDGGLRG, encoded by the exons ATGCAAAGCACCACTAACTACCTGTGGCTCATCTCTGATCTTCTTGGTCAGGGAGCAACGGCAAACGTTTACCGCGGACGCCACAAG aaaACAGGGGACCTTTACGCTGTCAAAGTCTTTAACAACCTCAGTTTTTTGCGGCCACTTGATGTCCAGATGAGAGAATTTGAGGTTCTGAAGAAACTAAACCACAAGAACATCGTCAAACTCTtcgctgtggaggaagag TCCAACACTCGTCACAAGGTGCTGGTGATGGAGTACTGTCCCTGTGGAAGCCTCTACACTGTGCTGGAGGAGTCGTCCAACGCTTACGGACTCCCAGAGGACGAGTTCCTCATCGTCCTCCATGACGTCG TGGCAGGTATGAACCACCTGAGGGAGTACGGCATCGTCCATCGGGACATTAAGCCAGGGAACATCATGAGGGTGATTGGAGAGGACGGACGCTCCGTCTACAAGCTGACAGACTTTGGAGCAGCGAGAGAGTTGGAGGACGACGAGCAGTTTGTGTCTCTGTACGGCACTGAGGAATATCTG CATCCCGACATGTACGAGCGCGCCGTGCTCAGGAAGGACCACCAGAAGAAATACGGCGCCACCGTGGATCTGTGGAGCATCGGGGTCACGTTTTACCACGCCGCCACCGGCAGCCTCCCCTTCAGACCGTTCGAGGGCCCGCGCAGGAACAAAGAAGTCAT GTATAAAATCATCACAGAGAAGCCGTCCGGCACGATCTCGGGGCATCAGAAGTGTGAGAACGGGAAGATCGAGTGGAGCACAGAGATGCCGGTGTCCTGCAGTTTGTCCAA GGGTCTCCAGAGCCTGCTGACTCCGGTACTCGCCAACATTCTGGAGGCCGATCAGGAGAAGTGCTGGGGCTTCGACCAGTTCTTCGCAGAGACTAACGACATCCTGCACCGGACTGTGGTCTACGTGTTCAGTCTGCAGCAGGCGACGCTGCACCACGTCTACATCCACGAGTACAACAC GGCGGCGCTGTTCCAGGAGCTGCTGTCCCGCAGGACCAGCATCCCTTTACACAACCAGGAGCTGCTTTACGAGGGCCGCCGCCTCATGCTGGACCCTAACCGCCAGGCCATGACCTTCCCCAAGACCTCCAGGGACAATCCCATCATGCTGGTCAGCCGCGAGTCTGTGGCCACTGTCGGCCTCATCTTTGAAGACC ccaGTCCTCCCAAAGTTCAGCCTCGATACGATCTCGACCTGGACGCCAGCTACGCTAAG ACATTCGCAGGCGACGTTGGACATTTATGGAAAACCTCAGAGTCTCTGCTGGTTTATCAAGAGCTCGTACGAAAAGGGGTGCGAGGGTTAAT TGAGCTGATGAAAGAGGACTACAGCGAGATACAGCACAAGAAGCTGGAGGTCTTCCATCTGTGTAACTACTGCACACAGATCCTGGAGAAGACCGAGCAGAT GTTTGAGGTGTTGGTGCAGGCCAACCTGCTGTCGACCGAGTACGACGAGATCTCAGACATGCACAAAAAGGTCCTGAAG ATCTCCAACTCTTTGGAGCCCATCGAGCGAACAACGCAGGACATCAAGGCCAAGTTCCTCCCCGGAGGCCCGCTGACCGAGGGCTGGACTCAGCAGGTGGGGACACACCCCGAGGACAGGAA CGTGGAGAAGATCAAAGTGTTGCTGGACGCAATCACGGCCATTTACCAACAGTTTAAGaaagacaaagcagagagaC GTCTCCCCTACAACGAGGAACAGATCCACAAGTTTGACAA GCAGAAGCTGGTCCTCCACGCCAGTAAAGCCAGAACCCTGTTCACGGAGGAGTGTGCCATGAAGTATCGCCTCTTCATCTCCAAGAGCGAGGAGTGGATGAG GAAGGTTCATCACGTGAGGAAGCAGCTGGTCACGCTGTCCGGACAGCTGATCAGCATCGAGAAGGACCTGACGGTGCTGATGGAGCGAGCCATTAAG ctgcaggaacagctgcCTCAGAAGGTTCTGCCCCTGGTGTCCAGCGGGATGAAGCCTCAGGCCTACCTGAGCCAGAACACCTTGGTGGAGATGACGCTGGG gatgaagaagctgaaggaggagatggaaggCGTTGTCAAGGAGCTGGCGGAGAACAACCATTTCCTAGAGAG ATTTGGCACCTTGACCCTGGACGGAGGCCTACGAGGCTGA
- the gpr19 gene encoding probable G-protein coupled receptor 19 yields MVYAQSLNTAGVKPSIYSPSITHQMPFNYSERENSTVLASLRTTPLCSLEGSSPRRLNGTVASYELVPGEVAILGLVFGLLWLVSILGNALVCLVIHRSRRTQSTTNYFVMSMACADLLMSLGCAPFVLLQVASGRWPLSAAACRLIRYLQHLCPGVQVYVLLSISVDRFYTIVYPLSFKVSREKAKKMILASWLFEAAFVSPCLFFYGSSSIHSSHCDFFLPDSWGSIAYATIHLLFGFLLPVALIVSFYQRVIRYIWRISADGHTVRRTMNIVPRTKVKTIKMFLMLNSVFFLTWTPFYIAQLWHPSESDGPSRQGLLFFTAIAWISFSSTASKPTLYSVYNANFRRGMRETFCMSSMKCYRSNAYTITASSRMAKKNYVGVVEIPVQAKTLPKDSVYETFDRDAKEKKLAWPTNANPPNTFV; encoded by the coding sequence ATGGTTTATGCCCAGTCACTGAACACAGCTGGTGTTAAACCCTCCATTTATTCTCCATCCATCACGCATCAGATGCCCTTTAACTACTCAGAGAGGGAAAACTCCACTGTCCTGGCATCTTTACGCACCACTCCCCTCTGCAGCCTCGAGGGCTCGTCTCCCAGACGGTTAAATGGGACTGTCGCCTCCTACGAGCTGGTTCCAGGCGAGGTCGCCATCCTGGGCCTGGTGTTCGGCCTTCTCTGGCTGGTCTCTATCCTGGGAAATGCCCTGGTCTGCCTGGTGATCCACCGGAGCCGAAGGACTCAGTCCACTACCAACTACTTTGTGATGTCTATGGCCTGTGCTGATCTGCTGATGAGCCTGGGCTGCGCACCCTTTGTCCTGCTGCAAGTGGCGTCGGGGCGGTGGCCGCTGAGTGCCGCCGCCTGCAGGCTCATACGTTACCTGCAGCACCTGTGCCCCGGAGTGCAGGTCTACGTCCTGCTCTCCATCTCTGTGGACCGCTTCTACACGATTGTTTACCCCCTCAGCTTCAAAGTGTCTCGGGAGAAAGCCAAGAAGATGATCTTGGCCTCATGGCTGTTCGAAGCAGCCTTCGTCTCGCCCTGCCTCTTCTTCTATGGATCCTCGTCCATACACAGCAGTCATTGTGACTTCTTTCTTCCAGACAGCTGGGGCAGCATAGCCTACGCCACCATTCACCTCCTGTTTGGGTTTTTGCTCCCTGTGGCGCTGATTGTGTCGTTCTACCAGCGGGTGATCCGCTACATCTGGAGGATCAGTGCTGATGGCCACACGGTTCGCCGGACAATGAACATCGTCCCACGGACTAAAGTGAAGACCATCAAGATGTTCCTCATGCTCAATTCCGTTTTCTTCCTCACCTGGACGCCTTTCTACATCGCCCAGCTGTGGCATCCAAGCGAGTCGGACGGACCCAGCAGACAGGGGCTGCTCTTCTTCACAGCTATCGCGTGgatctccttcagctccacGGCGTCCAAACCGACCCTGTACTCTGTCTACAATGCGAACTTTAGGAGAGGCATGAGGGAGACCTTTTGCATGTCATCCATGAAATGTTACCGCAGTAACGCGTACACCATCACGGCAAGCTCTCGGATGGCTAAAAAGAACTACGTGGGTGTGGTGGAAATCCCAGTCCAAGCCAAGACACTTCCCAAAGACTCAGTGTATGAAACGTTTGATCGAGACGCGAAGGAGAAGAAGCTAGCCTGGCCCACAAACGCCAACCCGCCCAACACCTTTGTGTAA
- the crebl2 gene encoding cAMP-responsive element-binding protein-like 2: MDENKMVAGKVKKPGKRGRKPAKIDLKAKLERSRQSARECRARKKLRYQYLEELVSSKERAICALREELEMYKQWCSAMDQGKIPSEIKALLTGDEQKMPQGGSSTKTSKSNKNSSNGQT, translated from the exons ATGGACGAAAACAAG ATGGTTGCAGGGAAAGTGAAGAAGCCGGGAAAACGCGGTCGAAAACCTGCCAAAATAGATCTGAAGGCCAAACTGGAGCGAAGCCGGCAGAGCGCCAGAGAGTGCAGAGCAAGGAAGAAGCTGAGGTACCAGTACTTGGAGGAACTGGTTTCCAGTAAGGAGAGGGCCATCTGCGCCCTGCGTGAGGAGCTTGAGATG TACAAACAGTGGTGTTCTGCCATGGACCAAGGGAAGATTCCCTCTGAGATTAAAGCCCTGCTTACCGGAGATGAACAGAAGATGCCTCAAGGTGGAAGCAGCACCAAGACATCCAAGAGCAACAAAAACAGTAGCAACGGTCAGACTTAG
- the dusp16 gene encoding dual specificity protein phosphatase 16 — MTERPGYRSGSGMLRPGAVQPIGAEALVAMLEGKLDRVVLIDSRPFVDYNASHILEAVNVNCSKLMKRRLQQDKVQITELLQHSAKKKLELQDDQEVVVYDQSSSDPAALSSESFLSVLLVKLERTLPSVHLLTGGFAEFSHLFPGLCEGKATLVPSCISQPCLPVTNIGPTRILPHLYLGCQRDVLNKDLMQQNDIAYVLNASNTCPKPDFIPESHFLRVPVNDSFCEKILPWLDRSVEFIEKAKASNARVLVHCLAGISRSATIAIAYIMKRMDMSLDEAYRFVKEKRPTISPNFNFLGQLLDFEKKLKSPHGPETKLRSLHLQDLSSEASIEVDEQDALGPEAPRGPGLALLEPLTLPCVLADAPDERLLAQALSGLQLPDGTEDSARLKRSFSLDIKSYGEGGTSAHRAFVPNGGPDSADFYKAPGFKEPTSKPCQFSPVEEVSEQSTPEQSPDKEEAEVPERAPPPATSSYSKPRPTAPACSHQLYRSGSMEENTTSFLFGLSRSQQHLPRPGPGGALKGWHSDLLLGPSLAGGWYLSSDATRFYSTSILSGGAGFAAYSCSQGLEAVRRRSRQRTSDRGDSRRSWHEESSFEKQLKRRSCQMEFGDGMTDSRSREELGKVGSQSSFSGSMEVIEVS, encoded by the exons ATGACCGAGCGTCCAGGCTACAGGTCTGGGTCCGGAATGCTAAGGCCCGGAGCCGTGCAGCCCATAGGGGCCGAGGCTCTGGTGGCAATGCTGGAGGGCAAACTGGACCGGGTGGTGCTGATCGATAGCCGGCCCTTCGTGGACTACAACGCCTCACACATCCTGGAGGCGGTGAACGTCAACTGCTCCaagctgatgaagaggaggctgcagcaggacaaagtccagatcactgagctgctgcagcactcgGCCAAGAAGAAG TTGGAGTTGCAGGATGATCAGGAGGTTGTCGTTTATGATCAGAGCTCTTCGGACCCGGCCGCTCTCAGTTCCGAGTCCTTCCTCAGCGTCCTGCTGGTCAAACTGGAGCGGACACTGCCCTCTGTCCACCTGCTCACAG GTGGGTTCGCTGAGTTCTCTCACCTCTTCCCTGGTCTGTGTGAGGGGAAGGCTACTCTGGTTCCTTCCTGTATCTCTCAGCCCTGTTTGCCCGTCACCAACATCGGGCCAACCCGCATCCTGCCGCACCTGTACCTGGGCTGCCAGCGAGACGTCCTCAATAAG GATCTGATGCAGCAGAATGACATCGCCTACGTCCTCAACGCCAGCAACACCTGCCCCAAACCAGACTTCATCCCAGAGTCCCACTTCCTGAGAGTCCCTGTCAACGACTCGTTCTGTGAGAAGATTCTGCCCTGGTTGGACCGATCCGTGGAGTTCATAG AAAAGGCCAAAGCCTCCAACGCTCGGGTCCTGGTTCACTGTTTGGCTGGAATCTCCAGATCAGCTACCATTGCCATTGCCTACATCATGAAAAGGATGGACATGTCGCTGGACGAGGCATACAG GTTTGTGAAGGAGAAGCGTCCGACCATCTCCCCCAACTTTAACTTCCTGGGTCAGCTGCTGGACTTTGAGAAGAAGCTAAAAAGTCCTCATGGTCCAGAGACTAAACTTAGgtccctccacctccaggaTCTGAGCAGCGAGGCCTCCATTGAGGTGGATGAACAGGATGCTCTGGGCCCGGAGGCGCCCAGGGGTCCAGGCCTGGCGCTGCTGGAGCCTCTCACCCTGCCCTGTGTTCTGGCTGATGCCCCTGACGAGCGCCTGCTGGCCCAGGCTCTGAGCGGCCTGCAGCTCCCCGACGGAACCGAGGACAGCGCCAGGCTCAAAcgctccttctccctggacatcAAGTCGTATGGTGAGGGAGGCACCTCCGCCCACCGAGCCTTCGTCCCTAATGGCGGACCCGACTCTGCCGACTTCTACAAGGCGCCCGGATTTAAAGAGCCGACCAGTAAACCCTGCCAGTTCTCTCCGGTGGAGGAGGTTTCGGAACAGTCCACTCCAGAGCAGAGCCCCGataaggaggaggctgaggtaCCAGAGCGGGCGCCACCGCCGGCCACCAGCAGCTACTCCAAACCTCGACCCACGGCTCCCGCTTGCTCACATCAGCTATACCGCAGCGGCAGCATGGAGGAGAACACCACCAGCTTCCTGTTCGGCCTGTCCCGGAGCCAGCAGCACCTGCCCAGACCAGGACCCGGCGGGGCCCTGAAAGGCTGGCACTCAGACCTCCTGCTGGGACCCTCGCTGGCCGGTGGCTGGTACCTCTCCTCCGACGCCACCCGCTTCTACTCCACCTCCATCCTGAGCGGCGGTGCCGGCTTCGCCGCATACAGCTGCAGCCAGGGCCTGGAGGCGGTGCGGCGGCGCAGCCGGCAGAGGACGAGCGACCGCGGAGACTCGAGGAGGAGCTGGCACGAAGAGAGCAGCTTCGAGAAGCAGCTGAAACGTCGCAGCTGCCAGATGGAGTTTGGAGACGGGATGACGGACAGCAggtccagggaggagctggGGAAGGTGGGCAGCCAGTCCAGCTTCTCTGGCAGCATGGAGGTCATCGAGGTTTCCTGA